From Paraburkholderia sabiae, a single genomic window includes:
- a CDS encoding DUF3597 domain-containing protein, whose protein sequence is MSIFSTILSKIFPSSHPAVQAAAQPDAAPAADAAPAEAPADAAPAAASAEPVDVEAILTSLADQNSEKLNWRTSIVDLMKLLGLDSSLAARKQLAEELHYSGDTSDSASMNIWLHKQVMTKLAENGGKVPDDLKN, encoded by the coding sequence ATGAGCATTTTCAGCACCATCCTCAGCAAGATCTTCCCGTCGAGCCATCCTGCCGTGCAGGCCGCGGCGCAGCCCGATGCGGCGCCAGCCGCGGATGCCGCGCCGGCGGAAGCGCCGGCTGACGCCGCGCCTGCCGCTGCATCGGCGGAGCCCGTCGATGTCGAGGCGATTCTGACGTCGCTTGCCGACCAGAATTCCGAGAAGCTGAACTGGCGCACGTCGATCGTCGATCTGATGAAACTGCTGGGGCTCGACAGCAGCCTCGCCGCGCGCAAGCAGCTCGCGGAGGAACTGCACTACAGCGGCGACACCAGCGATTCCGCGTCGATGAACATCTGGCTGCACAAGCAGGTGATGACGAAACTGGCCGAGAACGGCGGCAAGGTGCCGGACGATCTGAAGAACTGA
- a CDS encoding LLM class oxidoreductase — protein sequence MTTADFTIRRRVFSEGRLSIGLTLPLLRAGTIVADFREQVALAALADTLGFRALWVRDVPLNSADYPDPVGHLDPWVLLGALASHTHQIALASGAIVLTLRHPMHIAKGAGSVQTLSNGRFILGLGSGDRPPEYAAFGRDAEERRELYRMHWETVAAALGEVPQVIPDRRPEGAPEFMLLPQPPSPVPMLAVGSGGQSVDWIARHSIGWMTYHREPETQRSRHSMWRAAVDRLPTPAFRAFGVAMRLDLSDDPHEPATPLSLGYRAGRHALLALFDEMRETGTHHVTLNLGSERPVREVMEELASDVLPMFHE from the coding sequence ATGACCACTGCCGACTTCACCATCCGTCGCCGGGTATTTTCTGAAGGGCGTCTGTCGATCGGGCTGACACTGCCGCTGCTGCGTGCGGGCACGATCGTCGCGGACTTTCGCGAGCAGGTCGCGCTCGCCGCACTCGCCGATACGCTCGGCTTTCGCGCGCTGTGGGTGCGCGACGTGCCGCTGAATAGTGCCGACTATCCGGACCCCGTCGGGCATCTCGACCCCTGGGTGCTGCTCGGTGCGCTTGCATCGCATACGCACCAGATTGCACTCGCGAGCGGCGCGATCGTGCTGACGCTGCGACATCCAATGCATATTGCGAAGGGTGCGGGTTCTGTGCAGACGCTGTCGAATGGCCGCTTCATCCTGGGCCTCGGTTCGGGCGACCGGCCACCCGAGTACGCCGCGTTCGGACGCGATGCAGAAGAGCGGCGCGAACTGTATCGCATGCATTGGGAGACGGTTGCGGCTGCACTGGGTGAAGTGCCGCAAGTGATACCGGACCGGCGGCCCGAAGGTGCACCGGAATTCATGCTGCTGCCACAGCCACCCTCGCCTGTGCCGATGCTCGCTGTCGGGTCGGGCGGTCAGAGCGTCGACTGGATCGCACGGCATTCGATCGGCTGGATGACCTATCACCGCGAACCGGAAACGCAACGCTCGCGACACAGCATGTGGCGCGCAGCCGTCGATCGTCTGCCGACGCCTGCGTTTCGCGCGTTCGGCGTCGCGATGCGGCTCGATCTGAGCGACGATCCGCACGAGCCGGCGACGCCGCTATCGCTCGGTTATCGCGCGGGACGGCATGCGTTGCTCGCGCTGTTCGACGAGATGCGCGAAACGGGCACGCATCATGTGACGCTGAATCTGGGTTCGGAGCGGCCCGTGCGCGAGGTGATGGAAGAACTGGCCTCCGACGTGTTGCCGATGTTTCACGAATGA
- a CDS encoding NUDIX hydrolase, whose protein sequence is MKQRATVVCRMGTRILLVGKANSRWSLPGGKPDAGETFEAAAVRELMEETRLQAIGMQYLFEFAGTRTCHHVFAAHVDEQQTPIASNEITRCTWAKVTDISDLDTSVSTRGIVDVLALTRTYDPRVQSRYQRADAFVQNLREALHDVRLRGWTTALW, encoded by the coding sequence GTGAAGCAACGTGCGACTGTCGTGTGCCGGATGGGCACGCGCATTCTGCTGGTCGGCAAGGCGAATTCGCGCTGGTCGTTGCCGGGCGGCAAACCCGACGCCGGCGAGACCTTCGAAGCCGCCGCCGTGCGCGAGCTGATGGAAGAAACGCGTCTTCAGGCGATCGGCATGCAGTATCTGTTCGAATTCGCGGGCACGCGGACCTGCCATCACGTGTTCGCGGCTCACGTCGACGAACAGCAAACGCCCATCGCCAGCAACGAAATCACGCGCTGCACGTGGGCCAAAGTCACCGATATTTCCGATCTCGACACGAGCGTATCGACGCGAGGTATCGTCGATGTGCTCGCATTGACGCGCACCTACGATCCGCGTGTGCAGAGCCGTTATCAGCGCGCCGATGCGTTCGTGCAGAATCTGCGCGAAGCGTTGCACGACGTGCGCCTTCGAGGATGGACGACGGCGTTGTGGTAA
- a CDS encoding superinfection immunity protein codes for MRAFFEGLVLLVAVVVYFLPAIVADAREREDAFALTIFNVLFGWTVIGWIAAFVWARHRVSDKRLANLATNTRRSLGRVTIAKIVARSRRVRAARRQSTLSA; via the coding sequence ATGAGAGCATTTTTCGAAGGACTGGTGTTGCTGGTGGCAGTAGTCGTGTACTTTCTGCCCGCCATCGTCGCCGACGCACGTGAGCGCGAAGACGCGTTCGCACTGACCATCTTCAACGTGCTGTTCGGCTGGACGGTGATCGGCTGGATTGCGGCGTTCGTGTGGGCGCGGCATCGCGTGAGCGACAAGCGCCTTGCGAATCTGGCGACGAACACGCGTCGATCGCTGGGACGCGTGACGATTGCGAAGATCGTTGCACGCTCGCGCCGGGTGCGCGCGGCGCGGCGTCAGTCGACACTATCCGCGTAA
- the xth gene encoding exodeoxyribonuclease III: MKLATFNINGIRSRLPALLAWLEREAPDVVCLQELKAPDSGFPEADINRAGYGAIRHGQVSWNGVAILAKDAQPVETRRGLPGDPDDTHSRYIEAAVNGVLVGCLYLPNGNPQPGPKFDYKLAWFERLIAYAKQLLDSGHPVVLAGDYNVVPTDFDIYNPRSWLKDALLQPESRACYARLLEQGWTDALRTRFPDEQVYTFWDYFRQHWERNSGLRIDHLLLNKPVAAMMRDAGVDRWVRGEPHASDHAPAWVVLDLEGAADSTKKTAVKKTALGSTAAAKKSTARSTQATPSKKKTGK; this comes from the coding sequence ATGAAACTCGCCACGTTCAATATCAACGGCATCCGCTCGCGTCTGCCCGCCTTGCTTGCCTGGCTCGAGCGGGAAGCGCCCGATGTCGTGTGCCTTCAGGAGTTGAAGGCGCCCGACTCGGGCTTCCCGGAAGCCGACATCAACCGCGCCGGCTATGGCGCGATCCGGCATGGACAGGTGTCGTGGAACGGCGTCGCGATTCTCGCCAAAGACGCGCAGCCGGTCGAAACCCGGCGCGGTCTGCCCGGCGATCCCGACGATACGCATAGCCGTTACATCGAGGCCGCCGTCAATGGCGTGCTGGTCGGCTGCCTGTATCTGCCGAACGGCAATCCGCAGCCGGGTCCGAAGTTCGACTACAAGCTCGCGTGGTTCGAGCGGCTGATCGCCTATGCGAAACAACTGCTCGACAGCGGTCATCCCGTCGTGCTGGCGGGCGATTACAACGTCGTGCCTACCGATTTCGATATCTACAATCCGCGCTCGTGGCTCAAGGACGCGTTGCTGCAACCAGAAAGCCGTGCGTGCTATGCGCGGCTGCTCGAACAAGGCTGGACGGATGCGTTGCGCACGCGCTTTCCCGACGAGCAGGTCTACACGTTCTGGGATTATTTCCGGCAGCACTGGGAGCGCAATTCGGGTTTGCGTATCGACCATCTGCTGTTGAACAAGCCCGTCGCGGCCATGATGCGCGACGCGGGCGTCGACCGATGGGTGAGAGGCGAGCCGCATGCAAGCGATCATGCGCCGGCCTGGGTCGTGCTCGATCTCGAAGGCGCCGCGGATAGCACGAAGAAAACTGCAGTGAAGAAAACTGCGTTGGGGAGCACGGCGGCTGCAAAAAAGAGCACTGCGCGATCGACGCAGGCCACGCCTTCAAAGAAGAAAACCGGAAAATAA